From the Synergistaceae bacterium genome, one window contains:
- a CDS encoding sodium ion-translocating decarboxylase subunit beta, with protein MEMYLTALKNLMLQSGFAGLTQGNIIMIIVAFVLLYLAIGKGFEPLLLVPIAFGCLLVNLPLSGITEGFNPETNTIGFLRSLYYGAEFEIYPILIFLGIGAMTDFAPLIANPITFLLGAAAQFGVFVAFIGANWVDELTGGLVSFNIKEAASIAIIGGADGPTSIYLTVMLGQKQILGAVAVAAYSYMSLVPMIQPPVIFAMTSKKDRGIVMGQLRPVSKREKILFPIICTVISGLILPACVPLVGTLMFGNLLKECGVTDRLSNTAQNELMNIVTIFLALSVGSTMEADKFLTLQTLAIIALGLVAFAFSTFGGLVFGQIMKHLSGGKINPMIGAAGVSAVPMAARVVQRCVQKEYPGHFLLMHAMGPNVAGVIGTAVAAGVMLTLLSQ; from the coding sequence ATGGAGATGTATTTAACGGCCTTGAAGAATCTTATGCTTCAGTCAGGTTTTGCAGGATTAACGCAGGGAAATATTATCATGATTATAGTAGCGTTTGTCTTGCTTTATCTCGCGATCGGCAAAGGGTTCGAGCCATTATTACTAGTTCCGATAGCTTTCGGTTGCTTACTTGTTAATTTGCCTCTTTCAGGTATCACAGAAGGTTTCAACCCGGAGACTAACACAATAGGATTTTTGCGTTCGTTATATTACGGTGCAGAGTTCGAGATTTACCCGATTTTAATATTTCTAGGAATCGGAGCGATGACAGATTTTGCGCCTTTGATTGCTAACCCGATAACATTTTTGCTCGGAGCTGCTGCACAGTTCGGAGTCTTTGTTGCGTTTATCGGAGCTAACTGGGTTGACGAGCTGACGGGCGGTCTTGTATCGTTCAACATCAAAGAAGCTGCGAGTATTGCAATTATCGGAGGTGCTGACGGCCCAACAAGTATTTATTTAACAGTCATGCTCGGCCAGAAACAAATTTTAGGTGCTGTAGCTGTTGCTGCATATAGTTACATGTCATTAGTGCCGATGATTCAGCCTCCTGTTATTTTTGCGATGACCAGCAAGAAGGATCGCGGCATAGTAATGGGACAGTTAAGACCAGTCAGCAAGCGCGAAAAAATATTATTCCCGATTATATGCACGGTTATATCAGGTTTAATTTTGCCTGCGTGTGTGCCTCTTGTCGGGACGTTAATGTTTGGAAATCTGCTTAAAGAGTGCGGAGTTACTGACAGATTAAGCAACACTGCCCAGAATGAATTAATGAATATCGTAACAATTTTCTTAGCTCTCTCTGTAGGTTCAACGATGGAAGCAGATAAATTCTTAACACTTCAGACACTCGCAATTATTGCACTTGGACTCGTAGCATTTGCATTCTCGACATTCGGCGGGCTTGTGTTCGGTCAGATAATGAAACACTTATCAGGCGGAAAGATTAACCCTATGATCGGAGCTGCTGGAGTCTCTGCTGTTCCTATGGCCGCTAGAGTCGTTCAAAGGTGTGTTCAGAAAGAATATCCGGGGCATTTCCTGTTAATGCACGCAATGGGCCCGAACGTCGCAGGAGTTATCGGTACGGCAGTTGCAGCAGGAGTTATGCTCACGCTTTTATCGCAGTAA
- a CDS encoding cation:proton antiporter: MFAHIVEYLHTGSSVSVGIITVAIMLLCGFALTRITKLFKLPNVTAYIITGILIGPYCLNLVPDVVKTYTEFLPDVALAFIAFSTGQFFRLNALKGSGSKVLIITVLEACVASLFVFIAAYFVLGMDLAFSTVLAALASATAPASTMMTIRQTGAHGDFVNTLLQVVALDDVVGLLAYSVAISIALASGSGFRFSNIIQPILINFASVLIGALLGVLLKILIPAKRSADNRIIISVAVLFGFCGVCQILGVSPLLGCMFMSTVYINITDDDKLFKQLNYFSPPFLLLFFVRSGVCFDLGSLMGGSGTLLTVGVVYFIVRIAGKYAGAFTGCAITGKSNLVRNYLGLALIPQAGVAIGLAELGARTLGGSTGEMLRTVILASSVLYELIGPACAKISLALSHSFDANAPEEKILSPQDNDKLVINLLIERIKEIQNELPKHEPIMIAQQVNNNNMPGIHRGLRHGINAK, translated from the coding sequence TTGTTTGCTCATATTGTAGAATATTTGCACACTGGCTCGTCGGTCTCTGTGGGAATAATAACGGTTGCTATAATGCTTTTGTGCGGCTTTGCGTTGACTCGAATCACAAAACTTTTCAAGCTCCCAAACGTTACAGCATATATTATAACAGGAATATTAATCGGCCCTTACTGCTTGAATCTTGTTCCTGATGTTGTGAAGACTTACACTGAATTTCTGCCGGATGTCGCGCTTGCGTTTATTGCGTTCAGTACAGGACAATTTTTCAGATTGAATGCTCTTAAGGGCAGCGGCTCAAAAGTTTTAATTATCACGGTCTTGGAGGCTTGCGTCGCGTCATTATTCGTGTTTATTGCTGCATATTTTGTGCTTGGGATGGATTTAGCGTTCTCTACTGTACTTGCGGCTTTAGCTTCTGCAACTGCACCGGCTTCAACTATGATGACTATTAGACAAACAGGAGCGCACGGAGATTTTGTCAACACGTTATTACAGGTTGTAGCACTTGATGATGTAGTCGGCCTGCTTGCTTATAGTGTAGCGATTTCGATTGCGCTTGCGTCGGGTTCTGGATTCAGATTCAGCAATATAATTCAGCCGATATTGATTAATTTTGCGAGCGTTCTAATCGGTGCATTGCTGGGAGTCCTGCTGAAAATTTTAATTCCCGCAAAGAGATCTGCTGACAATAGGATAATAATTTCTGTTGCTGTCTTGTTTGGTTTCTGCGGGGTTTGTCAGATTTTAGGAGTCTCTCCTCTTCTCGGCTGCATGTTCATGTCGACTGTGTATATAAATATTACTGACGATGATAAATTATTCAAGCAGCTAAATTATTTCAGTCCTCCGTTTTTGCTGTTATTCTTTGTGCGTTCGGGGGTATGCTTTGATTTAGGCTCGTTAATGGGAGGGAGCGGGACTCTTTTAACTGTCGGAGTAGTATACTTTATTGTAAGAATCGCAGGAAAATATGCAGGAGCTTTCACGGGTTGTGCTATAACGGGAAAAAGTAATCTCGTGAGAAATTATTTAGGTCTTGCGTTGATCCCTCAAGCTGGAGTCGCTATCGGTCTTGCTGAATTGGGCGCGCGCACTCTTGGAGGCTCAACAGGTGAAATGCTTAGAACTGTAATACTTGCTTCGAGCGTCTTATATGAGTTAATCGGCCCTGCTTGTGCAAAAATTTCACTGGCTTTATCACATTCATTTGACGCAAACGCACCCGAAGAAAAAATTTTATCGCCTCAAGATAATGACAAACTCGTCATAAATTTATTAATCGAGCGCATAAAGGAAATTCAAAACGAGCTGCCAAAACATGAACCAATCATGATAGCCCAGCAGGTAAATAATAATAATATGCCGGGAATCCATCGCGGACTAAGACACGGGATAAACGCTAAATAA
- a CDS encoding type IV secretion system protein — translation MSSSGVASFLPKLIVNSFMEAGKFIAGQEVAPDDLLVAGIRLSGTMAVALIEMYLVICGGAILVGFGGFEYTRDIALSYLLYSVYGSIRCQLGGSVLR, via the coding sequence ATGTCAAGTTCAGGCGTGGCTTCGTTCCTTCCTAAATTAATCGTCAATTCCTTCATGGAGGCAGGAAAATTTATCGCAGGTCAGGAAGTTGCTCCTGATGATTTGCTCGTTGCAGGGATCAGACTGTCCGGAACTATGGCCGTTGCTCTAATCGAAATGTATTTAGTCATCTGCGGAGGTGCTATATTAGTCGGCTTCGGCGGTTTTGAGTACACTCGCGATATTGCCTTGAGTTATCTGCTTTATTCCGTCTATGGCTCAATCCGTTGTCAGCTGGGCGGCTCTGTCCTTCGGTAA
- a CDS encoding type IV secretion system protein, whose product MATQDKREYTVQVEIRSIVRSGGNDKSWQVLWSEEKVDQGAIIERTDWRAIVSVAISPVRELEEVLKNPLGIFITEINMAQDINITNPQS is encoded by the coding sequence ATTGCTACTCAGGACAAACGAGAATATACAGTGCAGGTTGAAATTCGCTCTATTGTTCGTTCTGGCGGTAATGATAAATCTTGGCAGGTCTTATGGTCTGAAGAAAAAGTTGATCAGGGCGCAATTATCGAACGTACTGACTGGCGCGCTATCGTCTCAGTCGCTATTTCTCCTGTCCGCGAACTTGAGGAAGTCCTCAAAAATCCGCTCGGTATCTTCATTACTGAAATCAATATGGCTCAGGATATTAACATCACAAATCCGCAATCTTAA
- a CDS encoding TrbG/VirB9 family P-type conjugative transfer protein translates to MTDVALEPGEAIIGIHARDTVRWIFTPSQSMKNGLSVSHIVVKPSQPGISTNLLIHTDKRTYNLDFTATENSQYIRGVTFSYQMNDLTSIFVKSQQNNSGKKALEDEIQLGTDAVNFDTLYTRYTIIDKNRVDWKPDSVKFIRGFKGRTVYFTSKT, encoded by the coding sequence ATGACTGATGTCGCCCTCGAACCAGGCGAAGCTATAATTGGTATTCACGCAAGAGACACCGTGCGCTGGATTTTCACTCCATCCCAGTCCATGAAAAACGGACTCTCTGTTTCTCATATCGTTGTGAAACCTTCTCAGCCAGGGATTTCTACAAATTTGCTCATTCACACTGACAAGAGAACTTATAATCTTGACTTCACTGCTACTGAAAATTCGCAGTACATTCGCGGGGTGACCTTCTCATATCAAATGAATGATTTAACCTCAATTTTCGTGAAAAGCCAGCAAAATAATTCAGGCAAAAAGGCTCTTGAGGACGAAATACAGCTTGGTACTGACGCTGTAAACTTCGATACTCTCTACACTCGCTACACAATCATTGACAAGAATAGAGTTGACTGGAAGCCTGACTCTGTTAAATTTATTCGAGGCTTCAAGGGGCGCACAGTCTATTTCACTTCCAAGACCTAA
- a CDS encoding TrbI/VirB10 family protein, whose product MTRIELTGSLTLLNLFEASRGAQSISLPRPKPPEPDPVPVPTSPAPKPQKVRPAYVPVPRISDLRKQNQTQRLLAANSPTSIQAFREQTHNGWDRKDAFTKQNLPEEYSKFSIVSPRSAFELKSGTLLPCVLISGLNSDLPGNMIAQVSENVWDTATGRYLLIPRGSRLIGTYDNQIFYGQSRVLVMWNRLIFPDGTSLVLDNLKGADQSGYSGFKGAVNRHWVSIILSALFVSLLGAGVELAAPTNNSDRDKNDPRSILAENAASAVAEAIAQIIQREANRQPTIKIKPGYRFMIFVQHDIIFPRVWRN is encoded by the coding sequence TTGACAAGAATAGAGTTGACTGGAAGCCTGACTCTGTTAAATTTATTCGAGGCTTCAAGGGGCGCACAGTCTATTTCACTTCCAAGACCTAAACCTCCAGAGCCCGACCCCGTCCCAGTTCCTACGTCTCCTGCTCCAAAGCCGCAAAAAGTCCGTCCGGCTTATGTACCAGTGCCTAGAATTTCTGACCTCAGAAAACAGAACCAGACTCAACGACTCTTAGCCGCTAATTCTCCTACCAGCATTCAGGCTTTCAGAGAGCAGACTCATAACGGCTGGGACAGAAAGGACGCTTTCACTAAACAGAATTTGCCTGAAGAATATTCTAAATTCAGCATCGTTTCTCCGCGCAGTGCGTTTGAACTTAAATCAGGGACTCTTTTGCCGTGTGTCTTAATTTCCGGTCTTAATTCTGATTTGCCAGGCAACATGATTGCTCAGGTCTCCGAAAATGTTTGGGATACTGCTACAGGACGTTATCTATTAATCCCTCGCGGTTCAAGACTTATAGGCACTTACGATAATCAAATTTTTTACGGTCAAAGCAGAGTTCTTGTCATGTGGAACAGGTTAATTTTTCCTGACGGAACAAGCCTCGTACTCGATAACTTGAAGGGGGCGGATCAGTCCGGTTATTCAGGCTTCAAAGGTGCTGTCAATCGTCATTGGGTGTCAATTATTTTATCGGCTCTATTCGTTTCATTGCTCGGTGCAGGAGTTGAACTTGCCGCTCCTACTAACAACAGCGATAGAGATAAAAATGATCCCCGTTCTATTCTCGCTGAAAATGCTGCCTCTGCTGTTGCTGAAGCTATAGCTCAAATTATACAGAGAGAAGCCAACAGACAGCCTACTATAAAGATTAAGCCGGGCTACAGATTTATGATTTTTGTTCAGCACGACATCATTTTTCCCCGTGTCTGGCGCAACTAA